A part of Planococcus sp. MB-3u-03 genomic DNA contains:
- a CDS encoding 3-hydroxyacyl-CoA dehydrogenase family protein: MEKLTILGAGTMGHSIALSAAWSGQTPTVYGINEQDVANADKGLAQKLAVMADNGLFDENEAQEIRERIRFTTSLKEAVQNATFILEVVPENLQLKRDLYKQLESLVDQSVIIASNTSGFKPSLLAEEMAHPERFIVAHFWNPGHLIPLVEVVNGERTQAETTERTMALLKSMNKKPILLNKELPGFIGNRLQYALFREAQALLDAGAASKEDIDAAVTYSIGRRLPVTGPLMTADMGGLDVFSAISNYLFEELSDDQRSGKILSELVEQQKLGDKTGEGFYSWKPAVSEEINRKRERTLIQFLKNDLEQEG; this comes from the coding sequence ATGGAGAAATTGACAATACTCGGTGCCGGAACGATGGGGCATTCGATCGCTCTGTCCGCCGCCTGGTCCGGTCAGACGCCGACTGTCTACGGCATCAACGAACAAGACGTGGCGAATGCGGACAAAGGCTTGGCGCAGAAACTGGCCGTCATGGCAGACAATGGCTTGTTTGATGAAAATGAAGCGCAGGAAATCCGCGAGAGAATCCGTTTTACGACATCTCTCAAAGAAGCTGTACAGAATGCAACATTCATTCTGGAAGTCGTCCCTGAAAATCTGCAATTGAAACGGGACTTGTACAAGCAATTAGAAAGCTTAGTCGACCAATCAGTCATCATCGCAAGCAATACGTCCGGCTTCAAGCCTTCACTGCTGGCTGAAGAGATGGCGCATCCCGAACGCTTTATCGTCGCCCATTTCTGGAATCCAGGACATTTGATCCCACTTGTCGAAGTCGTCAACGGGGAACGGACCCAAGCGGAGACGACAGAACGCACGATGGCTTTATTGAAGTCGATGAATAAAAAGCCGATCTTGTTGAACAAGGAACTGCCGGGATTCATCGGCAACCGCCTGCAATACGCGCTGTTTCGTGAAGCGCAAGCGTTGCTCGATGCGGGTGCTGCCAGCAAGGAAGATATTGATGCAGCGGTTACATACAGCATCGGGCGGCGGCTTCCGGTGACGGGTCCGTTGATGACAGCGGACATGGGCGGTCTCGACGTATTCTCGGCCATTTCGAATTATTTATTCGAAGAATTATCGGACGATCAGCGCTCCGGAAAGATTTTGTCGGAGTTGGTCGAGCAGCAAAAGCTTGGCGATAAAACAGGTGAAGGCTTCTACAGTTGGAAGCCTGCTGTGTCCGAAGAGATCAACCGCAAACGCGAACGGACCTTGATCCAGTTTTTGAAAAACGATTTGGAACAGGAGGGCTAA
- a CDS encoding SDR family NAD(P)-dependent oxidoreductase: protein MKSYFSELKGQTVVVTGGSKGLGKDIALTFAELGANVAISGRNQEALDATLEELRAHNPNCIAVAGDLSDISEVRKLIDTAATEFGTIDVLVNNAGVNIAKPAMEVTEEDWDTVLDLNLKSAFFASQAAAKYMLAQNSGRIINIASQMAFVGYIKRAAYCSSKGGMVQMTKALAVEWAQHGIRVNAVAPTFVETEFTEKQFEDAAFKEDVNRRILLDGLSQPKDTSGAVLYLASTLSNFVTGETIKVDGGWTAI from the coding sequence ATGAAGAGCTATTTCTCGGAACTGAAAGGGCAGACGGTCGTCGTCACTGGCGGCAGCAAAGGCCTCGGCAAAGACATTGCACTGACATTCGCGGAACTCGGCGCAAACGTCGCGATTTCCGGAAGAAACCAAGAAGCGCTTGATGCCACGCTCGAAGAACTGCGCGCCCATAACCCAAACTGCATCGCGGTTGCCGGAGATTTGAGCGATATTAGTGAAGTGAGAAAATTGATCGACACCGCTGCAACTGAGTTCGGCACAATCGATGTGCTCGTCAATAACGCCGGTGTCAATATTGCGAAGCCTGCGATGGAAGTAACGGAAGAAGATTGGGATACGGTGCTCGACTTGAACTTGAAATCCGCCTTTTTCGCGAGCCAGGCGGCAGCGAAATACATGCTTGCACAAAACAGCGGCCGCATCATCAACATTGCGTCGCAAATGGCCTTCGTCGGTTATATCAAGCGCGCCGCGTATTGCTCAAGCAAAGGCGGCATGGTGCAGATGACCAAAGCGCTTGCGGTTGAATGGGCACAGCACGGAATCCGCGTAAATGCTGTTGCCCCAACATTCGTCGAAACGGAATTTACCGAGAAGCAATTTGAGGACGCAGCGTTTAAAGAAGATGTCAATCGCCGAATCCTGCTCGACGGCCTGTCGCAACCGAAAGACACATCCGGCGCGGTGTTGTATTTGGCATCGACCCTGTCGAATTTCGTAACCGGCGAGACGATCAAAGTTGACGGTGGCTGGACAGCGATTTAA
- a CDS encoding dicarboxylate/amino acid:cation symporter — translation MDELKKKRGLTFKVISALILGAITGLLLNLFAPEVFAILNPYVFVPVGQIFLALISMLVVPLVFLSIVLGTAGLGDPAKLGRIGIKTISYFLVTTTIAIVIGLGLATIVQPGAAGDFDIDAATYSPEDAPSIADTLLNIIPKNPLEAMTEGNMLQIIVFAVFVGLALTALGDKTKGILSLVEQGNDVMMYLVGIVMRFAPYGTFGLIATAIGSQGLAAIQAMGSYMLVVIGALLIHAAFTYGGTVYFLAKKSPIWFFKTFMPAMTVAFSTSSSTGTLPVSMEVAQRDLKIPKSISSFVQPLGATINMDGTAIMQGAATMFIAQAFMVDLTLGQLLTVVLTAVLASIGTAGVPGVGLIMLAMVLSSVGLPVEGIGLVLGIDRLLDMSRTAINISGDAACALMVAESEKKHGLETEEVLNPQEA, via the coding sequence GTGGATGAATTGAAGAAAAAGAGAGGCTTAACATTTAAAGTCATCAGTGCTTTGATCTTAGGTGCGATCACAGGACTGCTTCTAAATCTTTTTGCGCCGGAAGTTTTCGCAATACTCAATCCTTACGTCTTCGTGCCGGTCGGGCAGATTTTCCTTGCCCTCATCAGCATGCTCGTCGTACCGCTTGTGTTCTTATCAATCGTCCTCGGTACCGCAGGGCTTGGCGATCCAGCGAAGCTCGGGCGCATCGGCATCAAGACGATTTCGTATTTCCTGGTAACGACGACCATCGCGATAGTGATTGGTCTTGGCTTGGCAACAATCGTCCAGCCGGGTGCAGCAGGTGATTTCGATATCGACGCGGCGACTTACAGCCCGGAAGATGCTCCATCGATCGCTGACACACTCCTCAACATCATTCCGAAAAATCCGCTTGAAGCCATGACCGAAGGCAATATGCTGCAGATCATCGTCTTCGCCGTCTTTGTCGGACTTGCCCTTACCGCACTTGGCGACAAGACAAAAGGCATTTTGAGTCTCGTCGAGCAAGGCAATGACGTGATGATGTACCTCGTCGGAATCGTCATGCGTTTTGCTCCGTACGGCACATTCGGTCTGATCGCCACAGCGATCGGTTCGCAAGGTCTCGCCGCCATCCAGGCCATGGGATCTTACATGCTCGTCGTCATCGGCGCCTTGTTGATCCACGCAGCCTTTACCTACGGCGGCACTGTTTATTTCCTGGCAAAGAAAAGCCCAATCTGGTTTTTCAAAACCTTTATGCCGGCTATGACAGTCGCTTTCAGTACTTCCAGCAGCACGGGCACACTTCCGGTTTCGATGGAAGTGGCGCAGCGTGACTTGAAGATTCCGAAGTCGATCAGTTCATTTGTCCAGCCGCTTGGCGCGACAATCAATATGGACGGCACGGCGATCATGCAAGGTGCCGCGACGATGTTCATCGCGCAAGCCTTCATGGTCGACTTGACGCTCGGCCAATTATTGACGGTCGTCTTGACGGCAGTGCTTGCAAGTATCGGGACCGCCGGAGTTCCAGGCGTCGGCTTGATCATGCTCGCGATGGTCTTATCCAGCGTCGGGCTTCCGGTAGAAGGCATCGGCCTCGTACTCGGAATCGACCGCTTGCTCGATATGTCCCGCACAGCAATCAATATCTCCGGTGACGCGGCTTGCGCATTGATGGTCGCTGAATCCGAGAAAAAGCACGGCTTGGAAACAGAAGAAGTTTTGAACCCACAAGAAGCATAA